The uncultured Cohaesibacter sp. genome window below encodes:
- a CDS encoding polysaccharide deacetylase, which translates to MTDLIAKPANMAPPAPSYPWPNACRAALFPAFDVDSESVWLGADAANANRLITRSYGGYEARVGIPKILEVLKRHGVKATFFVTGWSVEALPAVCEAILKDGHEIGHHGYLHLRPDTSEQSVRIEELEKGFDVMKRLLGIRPVGYRAPWGETCPENMELLKTYGIRYSSSFRDDIRPYRHGLESGEGPVEIPVSLSFDDWGYGLSHRTSPRSIFGREHVLGIWSEEFDQTREWGGLTTMVMHPQVTGRPMRIKILDQFLSHVQETGDTWIATGCEILEHFEACEAKDK; encoded by the coding sequence ATGACAGATCTTATTGCAAAGCCGGCCAATATGGCGCCTCCGGCTCCCTCCTATCCATGGCCAAACGCCTGCAGGGCCGCGCTGTTTCCGGCATTTGATGTGGACTCGGAGTCCGTCTGGCTGGGCGCTGACGCTGCCAACGCCAACCGCCTGATCACCCGCTCCTACGGTGGCTATGAGGCGCGGGTTGGCATTCCCAAGATTCTTGAAGTCCTGAAGCGTCACGGTGTGAAAGCCACGTTCTTCGTCACGGGCTGGTCGGTCGAAGCGTTGCCTGCGGTCTGCGAAGCCATTCTCAAGGATGGCCACGAGATCGGCCATCATGGATATTTGCATCTGCGCCCGGATACCTCCGAGCAATCGGTTCGGATCGAGGAACTGGAAAAGGGCTTCGACGTCATGAAACGGCTGTTGGGCATCCGCCCGGTTGGCTATCGGGCCCCATGGGGCGAAACCTGCCCGGAAAACATGGAGCTGCTGAAAACATACGGCATTCGCTATTCCAGTTCCTTCCGGGACGATATTCGCCCCTACCGCCATGGTCTTGAAAGTGGCGAAGGGCCGGTCGAAATTCCGGTCAGTCTGAGCTTTGATGATTGGGGCTACGGCCTTTCCCATCGGACAAGCCCACGCTCGATTTTCGGGCGCGAACACGTGCTGGGCATCTGGTCGGAGGAATTTGATCAGACCCGTGAATGGGGCGGACTTACCACCATGGTCATGCATCCCCAGGTTACCGGACGACCTATGCGGATCAAGATCCTCGACCAGTTTCTTTCTCATGTTCAGGAAACGGGTGATACTTGGATCGCCACTGGGTGTGAGATCCTGGAGCATTTTGAAGCATGTGAAGCGAAGGACAAATAG
- a CDS encoding IclR family transcriptional regulator yields the protein MSQVLERALDLVDLVAHGHNTLSDLCQASGLTRSTTHRLLSTLVERGYLELSNRQYQLGYRLLELGEKKRASFDFVQRLHSILVKYAHQTRDTIHLAILDGTEIMLIECVRGARELQINSHVGMRNIAITTAVGKALISQLDPSLWPRFLVTIPQSYPKTAEELRTELEAARRNGTAIDFDECNIGTCGIASSFIVNANTRVACSINGATLYFGDGRMSDLAPVVRALARELEAAA from the coding sequence GTGGATCTTGTGGCGCATGGACACAATACATTATCCGATCTGTGCCAGGCATCCGGGCTCACGCGTTCAACAACGCATCGCCTGCTATCGACCCTTGTTGAACGCGGCTATCTGGAACTCAGCAATCGCCAATACCAACTCGGCTATCGATTGCTTGAACTTGGCGAGAAAAAGCGCGCCAGTTTCGACTTTGTCCAGCGATTGCATTCGATTCTCGTCAAATATGCTCACCAGACGCGAGACACCATTCATCTCGCTATACTGGATGGTACGGAAATCATGTTGATTGAATGTGTCCGCGGGGCAAGAGAGTTGCAGATCAATTCCCATGTCGGAATGCGCAACATAGCGATCACGACTGCGGTGGGCAAGGCGCTCATTTCCCAATTGGATCCGTCCCTCTGGCCACGCTTTCTCGTGACGATCCCACAAAGCTATCCCAAAACCGCTGAAGAATTACGCACTGAGTTGGAAGCGGCGCGACGCAACGGAACCGCCATCGATTTCGACGAATGCAATATCGGCACATGCGGCATCGCGTCCAGTTTTATAGTCAATGCCAACACACGCGTTGCCTGTTCAATCAATGGAGCGACACTCTATTTCGGTGATGGCAGGATGTCTGATCTAGCTCCTGTGGTAAGGGCACTTGCCAGAGAACTCGAAGCAGCGGCATAG